From one Ictalurus punctatus breed USDA103 chromosome 20, Coco_2.0, whole genome shotgun sequence genomic stretch:
- the shhb gene encoding tiggy-winkle hedgehog protein produces the protein MDLTLLLRKLALVSSVCVLLAGCARACGPGRGYGKRRYPKRLTPLAYKQFIPNVAEKTLGASGKYEGKITRNSERFKELTPNYNPDIIFKDEENTNADRLMTQRCKDKLNSLAISVMNQWPGVKLRVTEAWDEDGNHFEESLHYEGRAVDITTSDRDKSKYGMLSRLAVEAGFDWVYYESKAHIHCSVKAENSVAAKSGGCFPGSALVYLSDGSTKQVEDLKEGDKVLAADELGNVVYSDFIAFLDRDVNTHRTFIVLETSEPNVTPRLTAAHLVFVRDDSAASGMAAKFASGVKAGQEVFVWEGRGRLRSARVERVYSVEDRGSYAPLTAHGTIVVDGMLASCYAAVEEHRWAHWAFAPLRLSHTLTATSWWRWIVPDSNLTSQQDGIHWYPKMLLHVGTWLLDRDSFHPLGISSSS, from the exons ATGGACCTGACGCTGCTGCTCCGGAAGCTGGCGCTCGTCTCGTCCGTGTGCGTGCTTCTGGCCGGTTGCGCGCGCGCCTGCGGTCCGGGCCGGGGCTACGGCAAGCGCAGGTACCCGAAGAGGCTGACTCCGCTCGCCTACAAGCAGTTCATCCCCAACGTGGCGGAGAAGACGCTGGGCGCGAGCGGAAAGTACGAGGGCAAAATTACGCGCAACTCGGAGCGCTTCAAGGAGCTCACACCCAACTACAACCCCGACATCATCTTCAAGGACGAGGAGAACACCAACGCAGACCGACTCATGACCCAG cgATGTAAAGACAAACTGAACTCGCTGGCCATCTCGGTGATGAACCAGTGGCCCGGGGTGAAGCTGCGCGTGACCGAGGCGTGGGACGAAGACGGCAACCATTTCGAAGAGTCTTTACACTACGAGGGCCGAGCGGTGGACATCACGACCTCAGACAGAGACAAGAGCAAGTACGGGATGCTGTCGAGACTCGCCGTGGAGGCCGGATTCGACTGGGTGTATTACGAATCCAAAGCACACATACACTGCTCCGTCAAAGCAG AAAATTCCGTCGCTGCTAAATCCGGCGGCTGCTTTCCTGGATCCGCGCTGGTTTACCTCTCGGACGGAAGCACGAAGCAGGTGGAGGATCTGAAGGAAGGTGATAAAGTTCTCGCAGCAGATGAGCTGGGAAACGTCGTGTACAGCGACTTCATCGCCTTCCTGGACCGAGACGTGAACACACACCGGACGTTCATCGTACTTGAGACGTCGGAGCCTAACGTGACGCCGAGGCTCACGGCGGCGCACCTGGTCTTCGTCCGGGATGACTCGGCTGCCTCGGGGATGGCGGCGAAGTTTGCGAGCGGTGTGAAAGCAGGACAGGAGGTGTTTGTGTGGGAAGGACGGGGACGCCTGAGGAGTGCACGTGTAGAGCGTGTTTATTCGGTGGAGGACAGGGGCTCGTACGCACCGCTCACTGCACACGGGACCATCGTGGTGGACGGcatgctagcatcatgctaCGCCGCCGTAGAGGAGCACCGCTGGGCACACTGGGCTTTTGCTCCGCTCCGCCTGAGTCACACGCTCACGGCGACCTCGTGGTGGCGCTGGATCGTACCGGATTCAAACCTTACTTCGCAGCAGGACGGGATTCACTGGTATCCCAAGATGCTGCTGCACGTCGGAACATGGTTGCTGGACCGAGACTCTTTCCACCCACTCGGGATTTCAAGCTCGAGCTGA